A part of Hippopotamus amphibius kiboko isolate mHipAmp2 chromosome 16, mHipAmp2.hap2, whole genome shotgun sequence genomic DNA contains:
- the DMPK gene encoding myotonin-protein kinase isoform X5, with product MSAEVRLRRLQQLVLDPSFLGLEPLLDLLLGVHQELGASDLAQDKYVADFLEWVEPIATRLKEARLQRDDFEILKVIGRGAFSEVAVVKMKQTGQVYAMKIMNKRDMLKRGEVSCFREERDVLVNGDQRWITQLHFAFQDENYLYLVMEYYVGGDLLTLLSKFGERIPAEMARFYLAEIVMAIDSVHRLGYVHRDIKPDNILLDRCGHIRLADFGSCLKLRADGTVRSLVAVGTPDYLSPEILQAVGGGPGTGSYGSECDWWALGVFAYEMFYGQTPFYADSTAETYGKIVHYKEHLSLPLADAGVPEEARDLIQQLLCPPEMRLGQNGAGDFQKHPFFFGLDWDSLRDSVPPFTPDFEGATDTCNFDVVEDGLTAMVSGGGETLSDMQEGMPLGVHLPFVGYSYSCMALRDDEVPGSTPMELEAEPLPEPLQEPSLEPAVPPPEEMAETAVPAAIPEAVAEAEVTLRELQEALEEEVLSRQSLSQELEAIRTANKDFASQLREAQARNQDLEAHVRQLQERMELLQAGGTAAVTGVPSPRATDPPSHMFSPTSTPLAVSCRPPSEASWARIGSPVPSLSS from the exons ATGTCAGCCGAGGTGCGGCTGAGGCGGCTTCAGCAGCTGGTGCTGGACCCCAGCTTCCTGGGGCTGGAGCCCCTGCTCGACCTTCTCCTGGGCGTCCACCAGGAGCTGGGCGCCTCCGACCTGGCCCAGGACAAGTATGTGGCCGACTTCTTGGAGTGGG TGGAGCCCATCGCGACGAGGCTTAAGGAGGCCCGACTACAGAGGGATGACTTTGAGATCCTGAAGGTGATCGGACGCGGGGCATTCAGCGAG GTGGCGGTGGTGAAGATGAAGCAGACGGGCCAGGTGTACGCCATGAAGATCATGAACAAGCGGGACATGCTGAAGAGAGGCGAG GTGTCGTGCTTCCGCGAAGAGAGGGATGTGTTGGTGAACGGGGACCAGCGCTGGATCACGCAGCTGCACTTCGCCTTCCAGGACGAGAACTACCTG TACCTGGTCATGGAGTACTACGTGGGCGGGGACCTGCTAACGCTGCTGAGCAAGTTTGGGGAGCGGATCCCGGCCGAGATGGCGCGCTTCTACCTGGCCGAGATTGTCATGGCCATAGACTCGGTGCACCGGCTGGGCTACGTGCACAG GGACATCAAACCGGACAACATCCTGCTGGACCGCTGCGGCCACATCCGCTTGGCCGACTTCGGCTCCTGCCTCAAGCTGCGGGCAGATGGAACG GTGCGGTCGTTGGTGGCTGTGGGCACCCCGGACTACTTGTCTCCCGAGATCCTGCAGGCCGTGGGCGGTGGGCCCGGGACTGGCAGCTATGGGTCCGAGTGTGACTGGTGGGCTCTGGGCGTGTTCGCCTATGAAATGTTCTACGGGCAGACGCCCTTCTATGCCGACTCCACGGCTGAGACCTATGGCAAGATCGTGCACTACAAG GAGCACCTGTCTCTACCACTGGCAGACgcaggagtccctgaggaggCCCGCGACCTCATCCAGCAGCTTCTGTGTCCCCCTGAGATGCGCCTGGGCCAGAATGGAGCAGGCGATTTCCAGAAACATCCTTTCTTCTTTGGCCTTGACTGGGACAGCCTCCGAGACAGTGTGCCCCCCTTTACACCAGATTTCGAGGGTGCCACGGATACTTGCAACTTTGATGTGGTGGAAGATGGGCTCACTGCCATGGTGAGCGGGGGCGGG GAGACGCTGTCAGACATGCAGGAAGGCATGCCGCTTGGGGTCCACCTGCCTTTTGTGGGCTACTCCTACTCCTGCATGGCCCTCAG ggATGATGAGGTCCCGGGCTCCACGCCCATGGAACTGGAGGCCGAGCCGTTGCCTGAGCCATTGCAAGAGCCCAGCCTGGAACCCGCAGTGCCCCCACCAGAGGAAATG GCTGAAACAGCAGTTCCGGCGGCCATCCCGGAGGCGGTGGCAGAGGCCGAGGTGACGCTGCGGGAGCTCCAGGAGGCTCTGGAGGAGGAGGTGCTTAGCCGGCAGAGCCTGAGCCAGGAGCTGGAGGCCATCCGGACGGCCAACAAGGACTTCGCCAG TCAACTACGCGAGGCCCAGGCCCGGAACCAAGACCTGGAGGCGCACGTGCGGCAGCTGCAGGAGCGGATGGAGTTGCTTCAGGCCGGGGGAACCGCAG ctGTCACGGGGGTCCCCAGTCCCCGGGCCACGGATCCACCTTCCCAT ATGTTTTCCCCGACCTCGACTCCCCTCGCTGTCTCTTGCCGGCCGCCTTCCGAGGCGAGCTGGGCTCGGATCGGGTCACCTGTCCCTTCTCTCTCCAGCTAG
- the DMPK gene encoding myotonin-protein kinase isoform X1: MSAEVRLRRLQQLVLDPSFLGLEPLLDLLLGVHQELGASDLAQDKYVADFLEWVEPIATRLKEARLQRDDFEILKVIGRGAFSEVAVVKMKQTGQVYAMKIMNKRDMLKRGEVSCFREERDVLVNGDQRWITQLHFAFQDENYLYLVMEYYVGGDLLTLLSKFGERIPAEMARFYLAEIVMAIDSVHRLGYVHRDIKPDNILLDRCGHIRLADFGSCLKLRADGTVRSLVAVGTPDYLSPEILQAVGGGPGTGSYGSECDWWALGVFAYEMFYGQTPFYADSTAETYGKIVHYKEHLSLPLADAGVPEEARDLIQQLLCPPEMRLGQNGAGDFQKHPFFFGLDWDSLRDSVPPFTPDFEGATDTCNFDVVEDGLTAMVSGGGETLSDMQEGMPLGVHLPFVGYSYSCMALRDDEVPGSTPMELEAEPLPEPLQEPSLEPAVPPPEEMAETAVPAAIPEAVAEAEVTLRELQEALEEEVLSRQSLSQELEAIRTANKDFASQLREAQARNQDLEAHVRQLQERMELLQAGGTAAVTGVPSPRATDPPSHVRPLFSPCVKPATPFADPVLVSPYPRPDSGLTPTSLRFQSADTLHSAHICQISLGSGLSPHAIRDLPRCFPRPRLPSLSLAGRLPRRAGLGSGHLSLLSPARWPPGRGSGPVPAGGARPHAPPPPAAPCQGTSGCSRPPAARPRPAPRTPSRLCLAAPLRGWARGGEGGCSGSQSTQVSRRQPMMSSDKT, translated from the exons ATGTCAGCCGAGGTGCGGCTGAGGCGGCTTCAGCAGCTGGTGCTGGACCCCAGCTTCCTGGGGCTGGAGCCCCTGCTCGACCTTCTCCTGGGCGTCCACCAGGAGCTGGGCGCCTCCGACCTGGCCCAGGACAAGTATGTGGCCGACTTCTTGGAGTGGG TGGAGCCCATCGCGACGAGGCTTAAGGAGGCCCGACTACAGAGGGATGACTTTGAGATCCTGAAGGTGATCGGACGCGGGGCATTCAGCGAG GTGGCGGTGGTGAAGATGAAGCAGACGGGCCAGGTGTACGCCATGAAGATCATGAACAAGCGGGACATGCTGAAGAGAGGCGAG GTGTCGTGCTTCCGCGAAGAGAGGGATGTGTTGGTGAACGGGGACCAGCGCTGGATCACGCAGCTGCACTTCGCCTTCCAGGACGAGAACTACCTG TACCTGGTCATGGAGTACTACGTGGGCGGGGACCTGCTAACGCTGCTGAGCAAGTTTGGGGAGCGGATCCCGGCCGAGATGGCGCGCTTCTACCTGGCCGAGATTGTCATGGCCATAGACTCGGTGCACCGGCTGGGCTACGTGCACAG GGACATCAAACCGGACAACATCCTGCTGGACCGCTGCGGCCACATCCGCTTGGCCGACTTCGGCTCCTGCCTCAAGCTGCGGGCAGATGGAACG GTGCGGTCGTTGGTGGCTGTGGGCACCCCGGACTACTTGTCTCCCGAGATCCTGCAGGCCGTGGGCGGTGGGCCCGGGACTGGCAGCTATGGGTCCGAGTGTGACTGGTGGGCTCTGGGCGTGTTCGCCTATGAAATGTTCTACGGGCAGACGCCCTTCTATGCCGACTCCACGGCTGAGACCTATGGCAAGATCGTGCACTACAAG GAGCACCTGTCTCTACCACTGGCAGACgcaggagtccctgaggaggCCCGCGACCTCATCCAGCAGCTTCTGTGTCCCCCTGAGATGCGCCTGGGCCAGAATGGAGCAGGCGATTTCCAGAAACATCCTTTCTTCTTTGGCCTTGACTGGGACAGCCTCCGAGACAGTGTGCCCCCCTTTACACCAGATTTCGAGGGTGCCACGGATACTTGCAACTTTGATGTGGTGGAAGATGGGCTCACTGCCATGGTGAGCGGGGGCGGG GAGACGCTGTCAGACATGCAGGAAGGCATGCCGCTTGGGGTCCACCTGCCTTTTGTGGGCTACTCCTACTCCTGCATGGCCCTCAG ggATGATGAGGTCCCGGGCTCCACGCCCATGGAACTGGAGGCCGAGCCGTTGCCTGAGCCATTGCAAGAGCCCAGCCTGGAACCCGCAGTGCCCCCACCAGAGGAAATG GCTGAAACAGCAGTTCCGGCGGCCATCCCGGAGGCGGTGGCAGAGGCCGAGGTGACGCTGCGGGAGCTCCAGGAGGCTCTGGAGGAGGAGGTGCTTAGCCGGCAGAGCCTGAGCCAGGAGCTGGAGGCCATCCGGACGGCCAACAAGGACTTCGCCAG TCAACTACGCGAGGCCCAGGCCCGGAACCAAGACCTGGAGGCGCACGTGCGGCAGCTGCAGGAGCGGATGGAGTTGCTTCAGGCCGGGGGAACCGCAG ctGTCACGGGGGTCCCCAGTCCCCGGGCCACGGATCCACCTTCCCATGTAAGACCCCTCTTTTCCCCCTGCGTCAAGCCTGCTACCCCCTTTGCAGACCCTGTCCTTGTCTCCCCGTACCCCCGTCCAGATTCAGGGCTCACCCCTACCTCTTTGAGGTTCCAGTCAGCAGACACCCTCCACTCAGCCCACATCTGCCAGATCTCCCTCGGTTCAGGCCTCTCACCACATGCCATCCGGGATCTCCCTAGATGTTTTCCCCGACCTCGACTCCCCTCGCTGTCTCTTGCCGGCCGCCTTCCGAGGCGAGCTGGGCTCGGATCGGGTCACCTGTCCCTTCTCTCTCCAGCTAGATGGCCCCCCGGCCGTGGCTCTGGGCCAGTGCCCGCTGGTGGGGCCAGGCCCCATGCACCGCCGCCACCTGCTGCTCCCTGCCAGGGTACGTCCGGCTGCTCACGCCCGCCCGCCGCGCGCCCCCGCCCAGCTCCACGTACCCCGAGCCGCCTCTGCTTAGCTGCGCCTCTGAGGGGCTgggcccgcggcggggagggAGGATGCTCGGGCAGCCAATCCACACAGGTCTCTAGGAGGCAGCCAATGATGAGTTCGGACAAGACTTAG